The proteins below are encoded in one region of Streptomyces sp. NBC_00490:
- the hisG gene encoding ATP phosphoribosyltransferase produces MLRIAVPNKGSLSGPAAEMLHEAGYQQRRESKELRIVDPVNEVEFFYLRPRDIAIYVSSGRLDIGITGRDLLIDSGAKAEEILPLGFARSTFRFAAKPGTAEGVEDLKGKTVATSYEGIVEGHLADSGVDASVVHLDGAVETAIELGVAEVIADVVETGTSLRNAGLEVFGEPIMKSEAVVIRRVDADTSAESEPKVQQFLRRLQGVLVARTYVMMDYDCRVEQLEKAVALTPGLESPTVSPLHNEGWVAVRAMVPAKEAQRIMDDLYDIGARAILTTSIHACRL; encoded by the coding sequence ATGCTGCGCATCGCCGTCCCCAACAAGGGTTCCCTGTCAGGCCCTGCGGCGGAGATGCTGCATGAGGCCGGCTACCAGCAGCGCCGGGAGTCCAAGGAACTGCGGATCGTCGACCCGGTGAACGAGGTCGAGTTCTTCTACCTCCGCCCCCGCGACATCGCGATCTACGTCTCCTCCGGCCGCCTCGACATCGGCATCACCGGCCGTGACCTGCTGATCGACTCCGGCGCCAAGGCCGAGGAGATCCTCCCGCTCGGCTTCGCCCGCTCCACGTTCCGCTTCGCCGCCAAGCCGGGCACGGCAGAAGGCGTCGAGGATCTCAAGGGCAAGACGGTCGCCACCTCCTACGAGGGCATCGTCGAGGGCCACCTCGCCGACAGCGGCGTCGACGCCTCCGTCGTCCACCTCGACGGCGCCGTCGAGACCGCCATCGAACTCGGTGTCGCCGAGGTCATCGCGGACGTCGTCGAGACCGGCACCTCGCTGCGCAACGCGGGCCTGGAGGTCTTCGGCGAGCCGATCATGAAGTCCGAGGCGGTCGTGATCCGCCGGGTGGACGCCGACACCTCCGCCGAGAGCGAGCCCAAGGTCCAGCAGTTCCTGCGCCGCCTCCAGGGCGTCCTCGTGGCCCGGACGTACGTGATGATGGACTACGACTGCCGGGTCGAGCAGCTCGAGAAGGCCGTGGCGCTGACGCCGGGCCTGGAGTCCCCGACCGTCTCCCCGCTGCACAACGAGGGCTGGGTCGCCGTCCGCGCGATGGTCCCGGCCAAGGAGGCGCAGCGGATCATGGACGACCTGTACGACATCGGCGCACGGGCGATCCTGACGACGTCCATCCACGCCTGCCGTCTCTGA
- a CDS encoding phosphoribosyl-ATP diphosphatase, which translates to MSNKTFEELFSELQQKAATGDPATSRTAELVGKGVHAIGKKVVEEAAEVWMAAEYEGKEAAAEEISQLLYHVQVMMVARGISLDDVYAHL; encoded by the coding sequence ATGTCCAATAAGACGTTCGAGGAGCTCTTCTCCGAGCTCCAGCAGAAGGCCGCCACCGGCGACCCCGCCACTTCCCGCACCGCAGAGCTGGTCGGCAAGGGCGTCCATGCCATCGGCAAGAAGGTCGTCGAAGAGGCCGCAGAGGTCTGGATGGCCGCCGAGTACGAGGGCAAGGAGGCGGCCGCCGAGGAGATCTCGCAGCTGCTGTACCACGTCCAGGTGATGATGGTCGCCCGCGGCATCTCCCTGGACGACGTCTACGCCCACCTGTGA
- a CDS encoding AAA family ATPase, which produces MDFGTQGPQAPADLAWLRGVDAYTMGAYPQAEEEFRAAVRMDPGMADGWLGLHALRVDTTTALLRMFRHRERFGEQRARHRRTLNSWYWLGWWVQPVLESPRDLLLAHASHWLDGRHVPELDRALASLPPVDTDAQVRFLHACRAYLVKDWDQLVRHTDPLIDDSLLGIEAGLFGGMARVRLEMFGQAEPLLSAALMRCRSEQPQRKELRYWLARAHEGTGRSAAALPLYRAVHRVDPAFMDTSARLAAISEGDGYDDAAADLASIALSGAQDVLEGPDGLDPLFGGTDGRDLKFSDPDLPPAGPLPAVTDPSVREKIIPTQALPAGPTDPVLLEEALTELERMVGLEPVKRQVKALSAQLNMARLRAGQGLPVQPPKRHFVFSGPSGTGKTTVARILGRVFYALGLLGGDHLVEAQRADLVGEYLGQTAVKANELIDSAIGGVLFVDEAYSLSNSGYGKGDAYGDEALQVLLKRAEDNRDHLVVILAGYPEGMDRLLAANPGLSSRFTTRVDFPSYRPLELTSIGEVLAQENGDVWDEEALDELRSIAGHVVDQGWIDELGNGRFLRTLYEKSCAYRDLRLSTYPGMLTRDDLSTLRLPDLMQAYGEVLSGRGPQDPSAM; this is translated from the coding sequence ATGGACTTCGGCACGCAGGGCCCGCAGGCCCCGGCCGACCTCGCCTGGCTGCGAGGTGTGGATGCCTACACGATGGGCGCCTATCCGCAGGCGGAGGAGGAGTTCCGCGCCGCGGTGCGGATGGACCCGGGAATGGCCGACGGCTGGCTCGGACTGCACGCGTTGCGCGTCGACACGACGACCGCGCTGCTGCGGATGTTCCGGCACCGGGAGCGCTTCGGGGAACAGCGGGCCCGGCACCGTCGCACCCTCAACTCCTGGTACTGGCTGGGCTGGTGGGTGCAGCCCGTGCTGGAGAGCCCGCGCGACCTGCTGCTCGCGCACGCCTCGCACTGGCTGGACGGACGCCATGTCCCGGAGCTCGACCGGGCCCTCGCCAGCCTGCCGCCCGTGGACACCGACGCCCAGGTGCGTTTCCTGCACGCCTGTCGCGCCTATCTGGTCAAGGACTGGGACCAGCTCGTCCGGCACACCGACCCGCTGATCGACGATTCCCTGCTGGGCATCGAGGCGGGTCTGTTCGGCGGCATGGCCCGGGTGCGCCTGGAGATGTTCGGACAGGCCGAGCCGCTTCTGTCGGCGGCCCTGATGCGCTGTCGCAGCGAACAGCCCCAGCGCAAGGAGCTGCGCTACTGGCTCGCCCGCGCGCACGAGGGCACCGGCCGCTCCGCCGCCGCCCTCCCCCTCTACCGTGCCGTGCACCGCGTCGACCCGGCGTTCATGGACACCTCGGCCCGGCTCGCCGCGATCTCCGAGGGCGACGGCTACGACGACGCCGCGGCCGACCTCGCCTCGATCGCCCTCTCCGGCGCCCAGGACGTGCTGGAGGGACCGGACGGCCTCGACCCGCTCTTCGGCGGCACCGACGGACGCGACCTCAAGTTCTCCGACCCCGACCTGCCGCCCGCCGGCCCGCTGCCCGCGGTGACCGACCCTTCGGTGCGCGAGAAGATCATCCCGACGCAGGCGCTGCCCGCCGGCCCCACCGACCCCGTCTTACTGGAGGAGGCGCTCACCGAACTCGAGCGCATGGTGGGCCTTGAACCCGTGAAACGCCAGGTCAAGGCGTTGTCCGCCCAGCTGAACATGGCGCGGCTGCGCGCCGGGCAGGGTCTGCCGGTCCAGCCGCCCAAGCGGCACTTCGTCTTCTCCGGCCCCTCGGGCACCGGCAAGACCACGGTCGCCCGCATCCTGGGCCGCGTCTTCTACGCCCTCGGGCTGCTCGGCGGCGACCACCTCGTGGAGGCGCAGCGCGCCGACCTCGTCGGCGAGTACCTCGGACAGACCGCCGTGAAGGCCAACGAGCTCATCGACTCCGCGATCGGCGGGGTGCTCTTCGTGGACGAGGCGTACTCGCTCTCCAACTCCGGTTACGGCAAGGGCGACGCGTACGGCGACGAAGCCTTGCAGGTGCTGCTGAAGCGGGCCGAGGACAACCGCGACCACCTGGTCGTCATCCTCGCCGGTTACCCCGAGGGCATGGACCGGCTCCTCGCCGCCAACCCCGGACTGTCCTCCCGCTTCACCACCCGGGTGGACTTCCCCTCGTACCGGCCCCTCGAGCTCACCTCCATCGGCGAGGTGCTGGCCCAGGAGAACGGTGACGTGTGGGACGAGGAGGCCCTCGACGAGCTGCGGTCGATCGCCGGGCACGTGGTGGACCAGGGATGGATCGACGAGCTGGGGAACGGGCGGTTCCTGCGGACGCTGTACGAGAAGAGCTGCGCGTACCGGGATCTGCGGTTGTCGACGTATCCCGGGATGCTGACGCGGGACGACTTGTCGACACTGCGGCTGCCGGATCTTATGCAGGCGTACGGGGAAGTGCTGTCCGGGCGTGGGCCGCAGGACCCGTCAGCGATGTGA
- a CDS encoding peptidase C39 family protein codes for MSRAEQPSRRTVLAAAVAAAVAGAASPATAADGTTVAADTDRAQPRPVDNRFWTTYTDWRGGSAKGARAVAGPRPGVVIGAAAGSVDYTDPHTGKTAAWEYATWTSPVHRLAVPATEAIASWNAHTPDGTWLQVELKGTYSDGTDTPWYVMGRWAAGDQDIRRTSVDDQTDDKSSIWTDTFAVDDPATGLRLTSYRLRLTLYRKPGTKKTPTVWRLGAMGSDIPDRFTVPASTPGLAQELIVPRYSQEIHAGQYPEYDNGGEAWCSPTSSQMIIEYWGGRLTREQLAWVDPTYVDPQVCHAARYTFDYQYVGCGNWPFNAAYAATFKDLQGVVTRLGSLTDLETLIAAGIPAITSQSFLKEELTGAGYGTSGHLMTVIGFTADGDVIANDPASPSDEAVRRVYKRREWENIWLRTKRYNASGKVVSGTGGVCYLYFPAKPTARQCKALAAVGVR; via the coding sequence ATGAGCAGAGCCGAACAGCCGTCCCGCAGAACCGTCCTGGCCGCAGCGGTCGCCGCAGCGGTGGCCGGCGCGGCGAGCCCGGCGACCGCCGCCGACGGCACGACCGTCGCAGCGGACACCGACCGCGCGCAACCCCGCCCCGTCGACAACCGTTTCTGGACCACGTACACCGACTGGCGCGGCGGCAGCGCGAAGGGCGCCCGTGCCGTCGCCGGTCCCCGGCCGGGGGTGGTGATCGGCGCCGCCGCGGGCAGCGTCGACTACACGGACCCGCACACCGGGAAGACGGCCGCCTGGGAGTACGCCACCTGGACGTCCCCCGTCCACCGGCTCGCCGTCCCCGCCACCGAGGCGATCGCGTCCTGGAACGCGCACACCCCGGACGGCACCTGGCTCCAGGTCGAGCTGAAGGGGACCTACTCCGACGGCACGGACACCCCCTGGTACGTCATGGGCCGCTGGGCCGCCGGCGACCAGGACATCCGGCGGACCTCGGTCGACGACCAGACCGACGACAAGAGCAGCATCTGGACGGACACCTTCGCCGTCGACGACCCGGCGACGGGCCTGCGCCTCACGTCGTACCGCCTGCGGCTGACCCTCTACCGCAAGCCGGGCACCAAGAAGACCCCCACGGTGTGGCGGCTCGGCGCGATGGGCTCCGACATCCCGGACCGCTTCACCGTCCCGGCCTCCACGCCCGGCCTGGCCCAGGAGCTGATCGTCCCGCGCTACTCGCAGGAGATCCACGCAGGCCAGTACCCGGAGTACGACAACGGCGGCGAGGCCTGGTGCAGCCCCACCTCCTCGCAGATGATCATCGAGTACTGGGGCGGCCGGCTCACCCGGGAGCAGCTCGCCTGGGTCGATCCGACCTACGTCGATCCGCAGGTGTGCCACGCGGCCCGGTACACGTTCGACTATCAGTACGTGGGCTGCGGGAACTGGCCGTTCAACGCGGCCTACGCGGCGACCTTCAAGGACCTCCAGGGCGTGGTCACCCGGCTCGGCTCCCTCACCGACCTGGAGACGCTGATCGCGGCCGGTATCCCGGCCATAACGTCCCAGTCCTTCCTCAAGGAGGAGCTGACGGGCGCGGGTTACGGCACCTCCGGCCATCTGATGACCGTGATCGGCTTCACCGCCGACGGCGACGTGATCGCCAACGACCCGGCCTCACCCAGTGACGAGGCCGTGCGACGGGTCTACAAGCGGCGCGAGTGGGAGAACATCTGGCTGCGTACCAAGCGGTACAACGCCAGCGGCAAGGTCGTCTCCGGCACGGGTGGTGTCTGC
- a CDS encoding hemolysin family protein: MSVLQLLFAALLVLANGFFVGAEFALVSVRRSQIEPLGTTRARQVLYGLERLPQMMAAAQFGITICSLTLGAVAEPTVAKLLEPVFEWIHMPHGMIHPLGYVIALAAVVFFHLVIGEMVPKNLAMAAPEKAALWLSPGLVAFARVCRPITIALGACAQGILRLFRVEPKDEVEAVFTSEQLNRLVEDAGQAGLLDPEEQERLEDALELGSRPVTDVLLKRESLVTVGPSVTPGQVVQLTARTGYSRFPVVADNGAFMGYLHVKDVLDLEESERAVPQHLWRKMTTLRSELPLDDALTVMRRAATHLAQVTDAAGRVLGLAALEDVLELLVGEVTDPAHRETPPQPRMSERKEAVAS; this comes from the coding sequence ATGAGCGTGCTCCAACTCCTGTTCGCCGCCCTGCTCGTGCTCGCCAACGGCTTCTTCGTCGGCGCCGAGTTCGCCCTCGTGTCCGTCCGGCGCAGCCAGATCGAGCCGCTCGGCACGACCCGGGCCCGCCAGGTGCTGTACGGCCTGGAACGGCTGCCGCAGATGATGGCCGCGGCCCAGTTCGGCATCACCATCTGCTCGCTGACGCTGGGCGCGGTCGCCGAGCCGACCGTCGCCAAGCTGCTGGAGCCGGTCTTCGAGTGGATCCACATGCCGCACGGCATGATCCACCCGCTCGGCTATGTCATCGCCCTCGCCGCGGTGGTCTTCTTCCACCTCGTCATCGGCGAGATGGTCCCGAAGAACCTCGCGATGGCCGCCCCGGAGAAGGCCGCGCTGTGGCTGAGCCCCGGTCTGGTCGCCTTCGCCCGCGTCTGCCGGCCGATCACCATCGCCCTCGGCGCCTGCGCCCAGGGCATCCTGCGCCTCTTCCGCGTCGAGCCCAAGGACGAGGTCGAGGCGGTCTTCACCAGCGAGCAGCTCAACCGGCTCGTGGAGGACGCGGGCCAGGCGGGCCTCCTGGACCCCGAGGAGCAGGAACGCCTCGAGGACGCCCTGGAACTGGGCTCCCGCCCGGTCACGGACGTCCTGCTGAAGCGCGAGTCACTGGTGACGGTGGGGCCCTCGGTCACCCCGGGCCAGGTCGTGCAGCTCACGGCCCGCACCGGCTACTCCCGCTTCCCGGTCGTGGCCGACAACGGCGCCTTCATGGGCTACCTGCATGTGAAGGACGTACTGGACCTGGAGGAGTCGGAGCGCGCGGTGCCCCAGCACCTCTGGCGCAAGATGACGACCCTGCGCTCCGAGCTCCCCCTGGACGACGCCCTGACGGTCATGCGCAGGGCGGCGACGCACCTGGCCCAGGTGACGGACGCGGCGGGCCGGGTCCTGGGCCTGGCGGCGCTGGAGGACGTACTGGAACTCCTGGTGGGCGAGGTGACCGACCCGGCCCACCGGGAGACACCGCCGCAGCCGAGGATGTCCGAGCGGAAGGAAGCGGTGGCGAGCTGA
- the ribH gene encoding 6,7-dimethyl-8-ribityllumazine synthase encodes MSGKGAPELSVRNVGDLRVAVIAAQWHEKVMDGLVDGALRALHDLGIDEPTLLRVPGSWELPVVAKVLAGRGYDAIVALGVVIRGGTPHFEYVCQGVTQGLTQVSVDTGVPVGMGVLTCDTEEQALDRAGIEGSNEDKGHEAVTAAVATAATLRSVSEPWR; translated from the coding sequence GTGAGCGGCAAGGGTGCACCGGAGCTGTCCGTACGCAACGTGGGTGACCTGCGGGTCGCCGTCATCGCGGCGCAGTGGCACGAGAAGGTGATGGACGGTCTGGTGGACGGCGCCCTGCGCGCCCTGCACGACCTGGGGATCGACGAGCCGACCCTGCTCCGGGTCCCCGGCAGCTGGGAGCTCCCGGTCGTCGCCAAGGTCCTCGCGGGCCGCGGCTACGACGCGATCGTCGCCCTCGGCGTCGTGATCCGCGGCGGCACCCCCCACTTCGAGTACGTGTGCCAGGGCGTGACCCAGGGCCTCACCCAGGTCTCCGTCGACACCGGGGTCCCCGTCGGCATGGGCGTGCTGACCTGCGACACCGAGGAGCAGGCCCTGGACCGGGCGGGCATCGAGGGCTCCAACGAGGACAAGGGACACGAGGCGGTGACGGCGGCCGTGGCGACGGCGGCCACCCTCCGCTCAGTATCTGAACCGTGGCGCTGA
- a CDS encoding hemolysin family protein: MTIPLLLLAAAFLLILANGFFVAAEFGLVTVERPDAERAAAEGDKRARTVVESLKELSFQLSGTQLGITITSLVVGMLAEPALAELLHGPFTAIGVPEGAVSGVTVVVGMLLASAVQMVIGELVPKNWAVSKPLQVARFVAGPQHAFARLFRPVIAALNAVANRLVRALGVEPTDELASARTPGELVSLARHSARAGALEQDTADLFVRTLSLAELTAQHVMTPRVKVSSLQVSATAEDVVNLTRATGLSRFPVYREKIDEIVGMVHLKDALAVAAHDRLRTPVARIARPALLVPETLPVQPLLARLRSEQPIAVVVDEYGGTAGVVTLEDIVEEIVGEVRDEHDGLDVPELAAAPSEDGKPAWDADGSCRVDILQRVGLDVPEGPYETVAGLVADLLGRIPAVGDRAELPGWRLSVRQVGHYRAERVRLVRTAPAVVEAAR, encoded by the coding sequence ATGACCATCCCCCTGCTGCTCCTGGCGGCTGCCTTCCTGCTGATTCTCGCCAACGGCTTCTTCGTGGCCGCCGAGTTCGGCCTCGTGACGGTCGAGCGACCGGACGCCGAGAGGGCCGCGGCCGAGGGCGACAAGCGAGCCCGTACGGTCGTGGAGTCGCTCAAGGAGCTCTCCTTCCAGCTCTCCGGCACCCAGCTCGGCATCACCATCACCTCCCTGGTCGTCGGCATGCTCGCCGAACCGGCGCTCGCGGAGCTGCTGCACGGCCCGTTCACCGCGATCGGTGTCCCCGAGGGCGCCGTCTCCGGTGTCACCGTGGTCGTCGGCATGCTGCTGGCCTCCGCCGTGCAGATGGTGATCGGCGAACTCGTGCCCAAGAACTGGGCCGTGTCCAAGCCCCTGCAGGTCGCACGGTTCGTGGCCGGCCCGCAGCACGCCTTCGCCCGTCTGTTCCGCCCGGTCATCGCCGCGCTGAACGCCGTCGCCAACCGGCTCGTCCGCGCCCTGGGCGTCGAGCCCACCGACGAGCTGGCCTCCGCCCGCACCCCCGGTGAGCTCGTCTCCCTGGCCCGGCACTCGGCGCGGGCCGGCGCCCTGGAACAGGACACGGCCGACCTCTTCGTACGGACCCTGTCGCTGGCCGAGCTGACCGCACAGCACGTGATGACCCCGCGCGTGAAGGTCAGTTCGCTCCAGGTGTCCGCGACCGCCGAGGACGTGGTCAACCTGACCCGCGCCACCGGCCTGTCCCGCTTCCCCGTCTACCGGGAGAAGATCGACGAAATCGTCGGCATGGTCCACCTCAAGGACGCGCTGGCCGTCGCGGCCCACGACCGGCTGCGCACCCCGGTCGCCAGGATCGCCCGCCCGGCCCTGCTCGTCCCGGAGACCCTTCCGGTCCAGCCGCTGCTGGCCCGGCTGCGCAGCGAGCAGCCCATCGCCGTCGTCGTCGACGAGTACGGCGGCACGGCCGGTGTGGTCACCCTGGAGGACATCGTCGAGGAGATCGTCGGCGAGGTCCGCGACGAGCACGACGGCCTCGACGTCCCCGAACTCGCCGCCGCCCCGTCGGAGGACGGCAAGCCCGCCTGGGACGCCGACGGCAGCTGCCGTGTCGACATCCTCCAGCGCGTAGGCCTCGACGTGCCCGAGGGGCCGTACGAGACGGTCGCCGGGCTCGTCGCCGACCTGCTCGGCCGGATCCCGGCCGTGGGCGACCGGGCCGAACTTCCCGGCTGGCGGCTCTCGGTACGCCAGGTCGGGCACTACCGCGCCGAGCGCGTACGACTGGTCAGAACGGCCCCCGCGGTTGTGGAGGCCGCCCGATGA
- a CDS encoding PH domain-containing protein: protein MSDVPALPVTFRPGRTRAVLLTAAVALFVVITAIALLLEKLGPGERLSFIFTAALLAGVLALLARVKVVAEESGVTVVNIAGKRHLDWAEIVQVNLRPGDPWVFLNLTDGTSLPALGIQPGIAKQQAIADARALRALVESRGPGDLP from the coding sequence ATGTCCGACGTTCCCGCCCTCCCCGTCACCTTCCGGCCGGGCCGCACCAGGGCCGTCCTGCTCACCGCCGCCGTCGCGCTCTTCGTGGTCATCACGGCGATCGCGCTGCTGCTGGAGAAGCTCGGCCCGGGCGAGCGGCTGAGCTTCATCTTCACCGCCGCGCTCCTGGCCGGTGTGCTGGCCCTGCTCGCCCGGGTGAAGGTGGTCGCCGAGGAGTCCGGCGTCACCGTCGTGAACATCGCCGGCAAGCGGCATCTCGACTGGGCCGAGATCGTCCAGGTCAATCTCCGGCCCGGCGACCCCTGGGTGTTCCTCAACCTCACCGACGGCACCAGCCTGCCCGCCCTCGGCATCCAGCCCGGTATCGCCAAGCAGCAGGCCATCGCCGACGCCCGCGCACTGCGCGCGCTCGTGGAGTCCCGCGGCCCGGGGGATCTGCCGTAG
- a CDS encoding uridine kinase family protein: MRALADHLRGLPPSCGPVRLIAVDGHAGSGKSTFAGRLAAALGGAPVLHLDDIASHDELFGWTGRLLTQVIEPLRHGETAHYTPYDWHTRRFGPPRALPAAPVVLVEGVGAGRRAVRPHLARLLWMELPREESWTRGRSRDGEEQREFWAGWVRAEAEHFAKDPSRPCADLLVRQGKQGYEVLPGPSGTVGPDRKITLGDGPSAVC; encoded by the coding sequence ATGCGCGCCCTCGCCGACCACCTCCGCGGCCTCCCGCCGTCCTGCGGCCCGGTCCGCCTGATCGCCGTCGACGGTCACGCCGGTTCCGGAAAGTCCACGTTCGCCGGACGGCTGGCGGCCGCGCTGGGCGGCGCGCCGGTGCTGCACCTCGACGACATCGCGAGCCACGACGAGCTGTTCGGCTGGACCGGCCGACTGCTGACCCAGGTGATCGAGCCGCTCCGCCACGGCGAGACCGCGCACTACACCCCCTACGACTGGCACACCCGCCGCTTCGGCCCGCCCCGCGCCCTCCCGGCGGCGCCCGTGGTCCTCGTCGAGGGCGTCGGAGCGGGCCGCCGCGCGGTGCGCCCGCATCTGGCGCGGCTGCTGTGGATGGAGTTGCCCCGCGAGGAGTCCTGGACGCGTGGCAGGTCGCGGGACGGGGAGGAGCAGCGGGAGTTCTGGGCCGGGTGGGTCCGGGCCGAGGCCGAACACTTCGCCAAGGACCCTTCGCGCCCCTGTGCCGACCTTCTGGTTCGGCAGGGAAAGCAGGGGTACGAGGTACTCCCGGGGCCTTCCGGGACGGTTGGACCGGACCGCAAAATCACTCTGGGTGACGGACCATCCGCTGTGTGCTGA
- a CDS encoding bifunctional 3,4-dihydroxy-2-butanone-4-phosphate synthase/GTP cyclohydrolase II, with amino-acid sequence MSTAPILYSTDGVEDLTLDPIEQAIADIAAGRPIVVVDDEDRENEGDLVIAAEKATPEIVAFMMSECRGLICAPMESEELERLELPQMVADNTESMKTAFTVSVDASAAHGVSTGISAADRATTLRLLAGGVAEPTDFVRPGHVFPLRAKAGGVLTRNGHTEAAVDLARLAGLRPAGAIVEIAGEDGRMLRLPELIPFARKHGLTIISIEDLITYRQAAEPTVRREAEVHLPTSHGEFTAYGYRSTVDGVEHVALVHGEIGDGEDVLVRVHSECLTGDIFGSARCDCGPQLDASLARIQDEGRGVVVYLRGHEGRGIGLVSKLRAYELQERGRDTLDANLELGLPADARDYGAGAQILEDLGVRSVRLMTNNPDKSDALLRHGLKVNGREPMPVQAGEHNLTYLRTKRDRMGHDLPWLETPATASTSTCSNQ; translated from the coding sequence ATGAGCACGGCACCGATCCTGTACAGCACCGACGGCGTGGAAGACCTCACGCTCGACCCGATCGAGCAGGCCATCGCCGACATCGCCGCCGGCCGCCCGATCGTCGTGGTCGACGACGAGGACCGGGAGAACGAGGGCGACCTCGTCATCGCCGCCGAGAAGGCGACCCCCGAGATCGTCGCCTTCATGATGAGCGAGTGCCGCGGCCTGATCTGCGCCCCCATGGAGAGCGAGGAGCTGGAGCGGCTCGAACTGCCGCAGATGGTCGCGGACAACACCGAGTCGATGAAGACCGCGTTCACCGTCTCCGTGGACGCCTCCGCCGCCCACGGGGTGAGCACCGGCATCTCGGCCGCCGACCGCGCGACCACGCTCCGGCTGCTGGCGGGCGGCGTCGCCGAGCCCACCGACTTCGTGCGCCCCGGCCATGTCTTCCCGCTCCGCGCCAAGGCCGGCGGGGTCCTCACGCGCAACGGCCACACCGAGGCCGCCGTCGACCTCGCCCGGCTCGCGGGCCTGCGCCCGGCCGGCGCCATCGTCGAGATCGCCGGCGAGGACGGCCGGATGCTGCGGCTGCCCGAGCTGATCCCGTTCGCCCGCAAGCACGGCCTGACGATCATCTCCATCGAGGACCTGATCACCTACCGACAGGCCGCCGAGCCCACCGTCCGCCGCGAGGCCGAGGTCCACCTGCCCACCTCCCACGGCGAGTTCACGGCGTACGGCTACCGCTCCACCGTCGACGGCGTCGAGCACGTCGCCCTCGTCCACGGCGAGATCGGCGACGGCGAGGACGTCCTGGTGCGCGTCCACTCCGAGTGCCTGACCGGCGACATCTTCGGCTCCGCGCGCTGCGACTGCGGACCCCAGCTGGACGCCTCCCTGGCCCGCATACAGGACGAGGGCAGGGGAGTGGTGGTCTATCTGCGCGGTCATGAGGGGCGCGGCATCGGACTGGTCTCCAAGCTGCGCGCGTACGAGCTCCAGGAGCGCGGCCGCGACACCCTCGACGCCAACCTGGAACTCGGCCTGCCCGCCGACGCCCGGGACTACGGCGCGGGCGCCCAGATCCTCGAGGATCTCGGGGTGCGCAGTGTGCGCCTGATGACCAACAACCCCGACAAGTCCGACGCCCTTCTGCGCCACGGCCTCAAGGTCAACGGACGGGAGCCGATGCCGGTACAGGCGGGCGAGCACAACCTCACCTACCTGCGTACCAAGCGGGACCGGATGGGACACGACCTGCCCTGGCTGGAGACGCCCGCGACGGCGTCGACGTCCACCTGCAGCAACCAGTAA
- a CDS encoding nicotinamide mononucleotide transporter family protein: protein MNWLNSEAFTAFDQHILWSDMIGNITGLAALALGWRRSIWSWPVQFLAGLILFGAFYGHLTGSAGKQAIVMVVALYGWWQWNRDKGRGGDGHIAPRFATWTERAVMVGAAAAGTVAVALLFKAYPSLSWDPWPDAYIFVGTVVAMYAQARGMVEFWFAWLLVDLVGVPLNFANGYAFSGFVYVIYGALVLWGMRDWWLRSRQGTRPALEGAPA from the coding sequence GTGAACTGGCTGAACTCCGAGGCGTTCACCGCCTTCGACCAGCACATCCTCTGGTCGGACATGATCGGCAACATCACCGGCCTGGCCGCCCTCGCCCTCGGCTGGCGGCGCTCCATCTGGAGCTGGCCCGTGCAGTTCCTGGCCGGCCTCATCCTCTTCGGCGCGTTCTACGGCCATCTGACCGGCAGCGCGGGCAAGCAGGCGATCGTCATGGTCGTCGCCCTGTACGGCTGGTGGCAGTGGAACCGCGACAAGGGCCGCGGCGGCGACGGACACATCGCCCCGCGGTTCGCCACCTGGACCGAGCGCGCGGTGATGGTGGGCGCGGCCGCCGCCGGCACCGTCGCGGTCGCCCTGCTCTTCAAGGCGTACCCGAGCCTGTCCTGGGACCCTTGGCCGGACGCCTACATCTTCGTCGGCACCGTCGTCGCCATGTACGCCCAGGCACGCGGCATGGTCGAGTTCTGGTTCGCCTGGCTCCTGGTCGACCTGGTCGGCGTCCCCCTCAACTTCGCCAACGGCTACGCCTTCTCCGGCTTCGTCTACGTCATCTACGGCGCGCTCGTCCTGTGGGGCATGCGCGACTGGTGGCTGCGCTCCCGCCAGGGCACGCGGCCCGCTCTGGAAGGAGCGCCGGCATGA